Proteins encoded by one window of Streptomyces sp. NBC_01477:
- a CDS encoding ATP-grasp domain-containing protein: MTEQHVTARPTGPVVIVGFVGLTIPFIETFQPENSVVYVEEPDVARKRDARAKLDGVGYARDLIEWEYHLAGKADAFHNTHRDLDPAAIVPAVEYAVPFAARLAERYGLPGPGLGAALILRDKALLREVSAAAGIVNPASVRVAGPDDLRAFLRDHPGPAVLKPANRQASLGVRVVSDPAQVDEAWQECLVQDEGIFVPDRPMDVVMLAEQFVEGDEYSVEMLVRDGEPLFTNVTGKKLYPGPYPVELAHIVPADIPEELSDLLGSQTARLMTAIGFGHGVVHCEWIVSDGVPHLVECAGRMPGDAILDLIEAAYPLEFMRSYFALLKGEPLPAELPDRAKSGAAVRFLAPGAGTVVSVSGVEDAERAEGVLFANCGVPPGASFEGVRNSWDRVGIVMTRADTPAEAHRLAGAAAALVRIDMAPPGESFTEKQ; this comes from the coding sequence ATGACAGAGCAGCACGTCACAGCACGGCCGACCGGGCCGGTGGTGATCGTCGGGTTCGTGGGGCTCACCATCCCCTTCATCGAGACCTTCCAGCCGGAGAACTCGGTGGTCTACGTCGAGGAGCCGGACGTCGCGCGCAAGCGGGACGCGCGCGCCAAGCTCGACGGCGTGGGGTACGCCCGCGACCTGATCGAGTGGGAGTACCACCTGGCCGGCAAGGCCGACGCTTTCCACAACACCCACCGGGACCTCGACCCGGCCGCGATCGTCCCGGCGGTCGAGTACGCCGTGCCCTTCGCCGCCCGGCTCGCCGAGCGCTACGGCCTGCCGGGACCGGGCCTGGGGGCCGCCCTCATCCTGCGCGACAAGGCGCTGCTGCGCGAGGTCAGCGCGGCGGCCGGCATCGTCAACCCGGCGAGCGTACGGGTGGCGGGACCCGATGACCTGCGTGCCTTCCTGCGCGACCACCCGGGTCCCGCCGTGCTCAAACCGGCCAACCGGCAGGCGTCGCTGGGTGTGCGGGTGGTGAGCGACCCGGCGCAGGTGGACGAGGCCTGGCAGGAGTGCCTGGTCCAGGACGAAGGCATCTTCGTGCCCGACCGGCCGATGGACGTGGTCATGCTCGCCGAGCAGTTCGTCGAGGGCGACGAGTACAGCGTCGAGATGCTGGTGCGCGACGGCGAGCCGCTGTTCACCAACGTCACGGGCAAGAAGCTCTACCCGGGCCCCTACCCGGTGGAGCTGGCGCACATCGTGCCGGCCGACATCCCCGAGGAGCTGTCGGACCTGCTGGGCTCGCAGACCGCGCGGCTGATGACGGCGATCGGGTTCGGGCACGGAGTGGTGCACTGCGAGTGGATCGTCTCGGACGGCGTCCCCCACCTGGTGGAGTGCGCGGGCCGGATGCCGGGCGACGCCATCCTCGACCTCATCGAGGCGGCGTATCCGCTGGAGTTCATGCGCAGTTACTTCGCGCTGCTCAAGGGCGAGCCGCTGCCGGCCGAGCTGCCGGACCGCGCCAAGAGCGGGGCGGCCGTACGGTTCCTGGCGCCCGGGGCCGGCACCGTCGTGAGCGTGAGCGGGGTCGAGGACGCGGAGCGGGCCGAGGGTGTGCTCTTCGCCAACTGCGGTGTCCCGCCGGGCGCGTCCTTCGAAGGGGTGCGCAATTCCTGGGACCGGGTGGGCATCGTGATGACCCGCGCCGACACCCCGGCCGAAGCGCACCGTCTCGCCGGCGCCGCCGCGGCGCTGGTGCGCATCGACATGGCGCCGCCCGGCGAAAGCTTCACAGAAAAGCAATAA
- a CDS encoding lysine N(6)-hydroxylase/L-ornithine N(5)-oxygenase family protein: protein MTHREVDVLAIGAGPANLALAAAIEECGSTELAENTLLLEQAPDIKWQRDLLMPWARSQVSFLKDLVTLRNPRSKFSFLSFLHDNGRLDQFVNLGTFHPYRWEFSDYLQWVATSLERVQIRYSAKASSIVPDRDSNDAIVGWTVTLTDGDTIRCRDLVIGGGRDARVPAPFTELPADRVIHSSTYRSRIAQIDKDRPLRAVVVGGAQSAAEMFYALHENLPQSQITMIVRSIGLQNYQTSKFVNELFFPSFVDDFYDTPQEVRSQVLDEMRFTNYAGLAPPFLDELYTMLYRNRMLGAQRSEVRALTEIIGARIEDGDVVLDLRDRRTGKESPLRCDLVLLGTGYDARMPALIRDLAEHAGLDEVTVSRNYRVDLGAATPGAVYLQGVNEATHGIADSLISVLAHRSHDIVTDLLTRRSTSDVGAAR from the coding sequence ATGACTCACCGCGAGGTTGATGTTCTGGCGATCGGTGCGGGCCCGGCGAATCTGGCGCTCGCAGCGGCAATCGAGGAGTGCGGCTCCACGGAGCTGGCCGAGAACACCCTGCTGCTCGAACAGGCTCCGGACATCAAATGGCAGCGCGATCTGCTGATGCCCTGGGCCCGCAGCCAGGTGTCCTTCCTCAAGGACCTGGTGACCCTGCGCAATCCGCGCAGCAAATTCTCGTTCCTCAGCTTCCTGCACGACAACGGCCGGCTCGACCAGTTCGTGAATCTGGGCACCTTCCACCCCTACCGGTGGGAGTTCTCCGACTACCTCCAGTGGGTGGCCACCTCGCTGGAGCGGGTGCAGATCCGCTACAGCGCCAAGGCGTCGAGCATCGTGCCCGACCGCGACAGCAACGACGCCATCGTCGGATGGACGGTGACGCTGACCGACGGCGACACCATCCGCTGCCGTGACCTGGTCATCGGCGGCGGCCGTGACGCCCGTGTCCCGGCCCCCTTCACCGAACTGCCCGCGGACCGGGTCATCCACAGCTCCACCTACCGCAGCCGTATCGCGCAGATCGACAAGGACCGGCCGCTGCGCGCGGTCGTGGTCGGCGGGGCGCAGAGCGCCGCGGAGATGTTCTACGCCCTGCACGAGAATCTGCCGCAGAGCCAGATCACCATGATCGTCCGTTCGATAGGACTCCAGAACTACCAGACCAGCAAATTCGTCAACGAGCTGTTCTTCCCGTCCTTCGTGGACGATTTCTACGACACACCGCAGGAAGTGCGCTCGCAGGTGCTGGACGAAATGCGGTTCACCAACTACGCGGGTCTCGCGCCGCCATTCCTGGACGAGTTGTACACCATGCTCTACCGCAATCGGATGCTGGGCGCACAGCGCTCCGAGGTGCGCGCCCTGACCGAAATCATCGGCGCCAGGATCGAGGACGGCGACGTCGTGCTCGACCTGCGGGACCGCAGGACCGGCAAGGAGTCGCCGCTGCGCTGCGACCTGGTGCTGCTGGGCACCGGGTACGACGCCCGTATGCCCGCGCTGATCCGCGACCTGGCCGAACACGCGGGCCTGGACGAGGTCACCGTCAGCCGCAACTACCGCGTCGACCTCGGTGCGGCCACCCCGGGCGCGGTCTACCTCCAGGGCGTCAACGAGGCCACCCACGGCATCGCCGACTCCCTGATCAGCGTCCTGGCCCACCGCAGCCACGACATCGTCACCGACCTGCTGACCCGGCGCAGCACCTCCGACGTCGGGGCCGCCCGATGA
- a CDS encoding ATP-grasp domain-containing protein, with the protein MSRGTLLVIGSGLKVYREYLVAPISRRAREAGLDMVLLNNLKPTWQQEYFDEVVVANVFDSEVMGAAARELAARRDVVALMCWDEPLVLDAGLLAAEFGVPGLSARGVRGCRDKELTRAELTAAGLHQPGFGLTTTVEEARETAARIGYPVVLKPRAMGASIGVVFAADEAELDAAFRVALAASEVDPGPYRASAIVEEYAPGPEISIDGAVHKGEYLPLFVARKYSSDHPYFEEIGHSVDAADPLLEDKELMRTLARAHQALGIEDGITHSEVRLTDRGPLIIEINGRLGGDLIPYLGRIATGIEPGEVLFDVATGQRPDITPTRRAVAGIRFGIPEQDCLLRSVRVPEPGDAPGLVAAAPMAEPGSTLRLPPGGYLARHSFVVCEADDVPGCQDRLTGAAALVGLVTEPVGPADPQAPFAMPAGLLDVDE; encoded by the coding sequence ATGAGCCGCGGCACCCTGCTCGTGATCGGCAGCGGGCTGAAGGTCTACCGGGAGTATCTGGTCGCGCCGATCAGCCGCAGGGCGCGCGAGGCCGGGCTGGACATGGTGCTGCTGAACAACCTCAAGCCGACCTGGCAGCAGGAGTATTTCGACGAGGTCGTCGTCGCCAACGTCTTCGACTCCGAGGTGATGGGGGCGGCGGCGCGCGAACTCGCCGCCCGCCGCGATGTCGTCGCCCTGATGTGCTGGGACGAGCCGCTGGTGCTGGACGCGGGGCTGCTGGCCGCCGAGTTCGGGGTACCGGGGCTGTCGGCCCGCGGGGTGCGCGGCTGCCGGGACAAGGAGCTGACCCGCGCCGAGCTGACCGCGGCGGGCCTGCACCAGCCCGGGTTCGGGCTGACCACCACCGTCGAGGAGGCCAGGGAGACGGCCGCGCGGATCGGCTACCCGGTGGTGCTCAAGCCGCGGGCGATGGGCGCGAGCATCGGGGTGGTCTTCGCGGCCGACGAGGCGGAGCTGGACGCGGCCTTCCGGGTCGCGCTGGCTGCCAGCGAGGTCGACCCGGGGCCCTACCGCGCCAGCGCGATCGTCGAGGAGTACGCGCCGGGCCCGGAGATCAGCATCGACGGAGCGGTGCACAAGGGCGAGTACCTGCCGCTGTTCGTGGCCCGCAAGTACAGCAGCGACCACCCGTACTTCGAGGAGATCGGCCACTCGGTGGACGCGGCCGACCCGCTGCTGGAGGACAAGGAGCTGATGCGGACCCTGGCGCGGGCGCACCAGGCGCTCGGCATCGAGGACGGCATCACGCACAGCGAAGTACGGCTGACCGACCGCGGTCCGCTGATCATCGAGATCAACGGGCGGCTCGGCGGCGACCTCATCCCATACCTGGGAAGGATCGCCACCGGGATCGAGCCGGGCGAGGTGCTCTTCGACGTGGCCACCGGGCAGCGCCCGGACATCACGCCGACCCGGCGGGCGGTGGCCGGCATCAGGTTCGGCATCCCCGAGCAGGACTGCCTGCTGCGGTCGGTGCGGGTGCCGGAGCCCGGCGACGCGCCGGGCCTGGTGGCGGCGGCGCCGATGGCGGAACCGGGCAGCACCTTGCGGCTGCCGCCCGGCGGCTATCTGGCCCGGCACTCCTTCGTGGTGTGCGAGGCCGACGACGTGCCCGGCTGCCAGGACCGGCTGACGGGGGCCGCCGCGCTGGTCGGGCTGGTCACGGAACCGGTCGGCCCGGCCGACCCGCAGGCACCGTTCGCGATGCCGGCCGGCCTGCTGGACGTGGACGAGTGA
- a CDS encoding acyl-CoA dehydrogenase family protein encodes MTTTTATAPAYTGEPDSAAEILARAGALAPVLRERAAEIERNRTLPADVVDLLRGTGVFRMCSGREWGGPELTSMDQTRVVEKLAYGDASAAWCAVIGANTGLIANFLDQDIVKEVYPRQDMVTAGVLAPAGHAERVPGGFRLSGRWSFGSGIDHSDWVNSGAFVFEDGKPYASPDGSNPHESRQFLVSRADVETLDNWDTTGLCGTGSRDYTITDVFVPENHTFTFYEPRGRISPLSQPESFMRALCGVPLGVARAALDHAREIATTRVDRMTGTAWSDSFRVQVTIAECEADFNATRNGVYAAMTRQWEVLEAGGTLTTEERAASPLAWLHAFRTARSIVNRLYDLLQTWSINRSSPMDRWLRDTATMCQNLTAQDVVLESVGAYLLGGRPKFRISLGITT; translated from the coding sequence ATGACGACGACCACGGCGACGGCCCCGGCGTACACCGGGGAGCCGGACAGCGCGGCGGAGATCCTGGCGCGGGCCGGGGCGCTGGCCCCGGTGCTGCGGGAGCGGGCGGCCGAGATCGAGCGGAACCGCACGCTGCCCGCCGACGTGGTGGACCTGCTGCGCGGCACCGGCGTCTTCCGGATGTGTTCGGGCCGCGAGTGGGGCGGCCCCGAGCTGACCTCCATGGACCAGACCCGGGTCGTGGAGAAGCTGGCGTACGGCGACGCCTCGGCCGCCTGGTGCGCGGTGATCGGCGCCAACACCGGTCTGATCGCGAACTTCCTCGACCAGGACATCGTCAAGGAGGTCTACCCGCGGCAGGACATGGTCACCGCGGGTGTGCTGGCCCCGGCCGGGCACGCCGAGCGGGTGCCCGGCGGGTTCCGGCTGTCCGGCCGCTGGTCCTTCGGCAGCGGCATCGACCACAGCGACTGGGTGAACTCGGGCGCCTTCGTCTTCGAGGACGGCAAGCCCTACGCCAGCCCCGACGGCAGCAACCCGCACGAGTCACGGCAGTTCCTGGTCTCCCGCGCGGACGTCGAGACGCTCGACAACTGGGACACCACGGGCCTGTGCGGCACCGGCAGCCGCGACTACACGATCACCGACGTCTTTGTGCCCGAGAACCACACCTTCACCTTCTACGAGCCGCGGGGCCGGATCAGCCCGCTCTCGCAGCCGGAGTCCTTCATGCGGGCGCTGTGCGGGGTGCCGCTGGGGGTGGCGCGGGCCGCGCTGGACCACGCCCGCGAGATCGCCACCACCCGGGTGGACCGGATGACCGGCACCGCCTGGTCCGACAGCTTCCGCGTCCAGGTCACCATCGCCGAGTGCGAGGCCGACTTCAACGCCACCCGCAACGGCGTCTACGCCGCCATGACCCGCCAGTGGGAGGTGCTGGAGGCCGGCGGCACCCTCACCACCGAGGAGCGGGCCGCCTCCCCGCTGGCCTGGCTGCACGCCTTCCGCACCGCCCGCTCCATCGTCAACCGGCTCTACGACCTGCTCCAGACCTGGTCCATCAACCGGTCCTCACCCATGGACCGCTGGCTGCGCGACACGGCCACGATGTGCCAGAACCTCACGGCGCAGGACGTCGTCCTGGAGTCGGTCGGCGCCTACCTGCTGGGCGGGCGGCCCAAGTTCCGGATCAGCCTCGGCATCACCACATGA
- a CDS encoding acyl-CoA dehydrogenase family protein, which translates to MTNQLRGDDMTVTGTGTTQDRAPATAAGILARAEALAPVLRERAAEIEQNRKLPADVVDLLRGTGVFGMCWGREWGGPELTSVEQTRVVEKLAYGDASAAWCAVIGANTGIYSNFIEQAVAKEMFPRPDMITAGLLQPSGRAERVPGGYRLTGRWPFGSGIDHADWVTSGGFVFEDGKPYASPDGSNPHESRQFMVPREQVVTIDNWHTTGLCGSGSCDYTITDVFVPEEHTYSFGVVHGRPSPLSQPDAFTRAMCGVPLGVARAALDHAREIATTRVDRMTGTAWSDSFRVQVTIAECEADFNATRNGVYGSMTRQWEVLEAGGTLDDLTPEERAASPLAWLHAFRTARSIVNRLYDLLQTWSINRSSPMDRWLRDTTTMCQHLIAQDRILQSAGAYLVGGRPEFGISLGIV; encoded by the coding sequence ATGACCAACCAGCTGAGGGGCGACGACATGACGGTGACCGGGACCGGGACCACGCAGGACCGGGCACCCGCGACCGCGGCCGGGATCCTGGCGCGGGCCGAGGCACTGGCCCCGGTGCTGCGGGAGCGGGCGGCCGAGATCGAGCAGAACCGCAAGCTGCCCGCCGACGTGGTGGACCTGCTGCGCGGCACCGGCGTGTTCGGCATGTGCTGGGGCCGGGAGTGGGGCGGCCCCGAGCTGACCTCCGTCGAGCAGACGCGGGTGGTGGAGAAGCTGGCGTACGGCGACGCCTCGGCCGCCTGGTGCGCGGTGATCGGCGCCAACACCGGTATCTACAGCAACTTCATCGAGCAGGCGGTCGCCAAGGAGATGTTCCCGCGCCCCGACATGATCACCGCGGGGCTGCTCCAGCCCTCGGGCCGGGCCGAGAGGGTGCCGGGCGGCTACCGGCTGACCGGCCGCTGGCCGTTCGGCAGCGGCATCGACCACGCCGACTGGGTGACCTCCGGCGGCTTCGTCTTCGAGGACGGCAAGCCCTACGCCAGCCCCGACGGCAGCAACCCGCACGAGTCGCGCCAGTTCATGGTGCCGCGCGAGCAGGTCGTGACCATCGACAACTGGCACACCACGGGCCTGTGCGGCAGCGGCAGCTGCGACTACACGATCACCGACGTCTTCGTGCCCGAGGAGCACACGTACAGCTTCGGTGTCGTGCACGGCCGGCCCTCGCCGCTCTCCCAGCCGGACGCCTTCACCCGCGCCATGTGCGGGGTGCCGCTGGGGGTGGCGCGGGCCGCGCTGGACCACGCCCGCGAGATCGCCACCACCCGGGTGGACCGGATGACCGGCACCGCCTGGTCCGACAGCTTCCGCGTGCAGGTCACCATCGCCGAGTGCGAGGCCGACTTCAACGCGACGCGTAACGGCGTCTACGGCAGCATGACCCGCCAGTGGGAGGTGCTGGAGGCCGGCGGCACCCTGGACGACCTCACCCCCGAGGAGCGCGCCGCCTCGCCGCTGGCCTGGCTGCACGCCTTCCGCACCGCCCGCTCCATCGTCAACCGGCTCTACGACCTGCTCCAGACCTGGTCCATCAACCGGTCCTCACCCATGGACCGCTGGCTGCGCGACACTACGACCATGTGTCAGCACCTGATCGCCCAGGACCGCATCCTCCAGTCCGCCGGCGCCTACCTGGTGGGCGGCCGACCGGAGTTCGGCATCAGCCTCGGCATCGTCTAG
- the tsrT gene encoding tryptophan 2-C-methyltransferase, whose translation MSRGLVLLVNPNKVHPPIAPYALDVLTTSLEAADFEVEVLDLTFHREDWKSFLSEYFAERDPMLVGVTIRNTDTVYAFEQRPFVGEHKEIITELKRLTDAPIVAGGIGFSTMPFALVDYFGIDFGVKGPGEKIICDLADALLTGRDPGTVPGLLRNTAEGVVRVPPAVLTARHGKTVIPLPTGQFEPRVWQVDSTASYVRRSGAAYKVDNLMYYQRGGLGSILTKNGCTYRCSHCVEPDAKGTSFGQRSVVAVVDEMESLAAQGILDQHTTDSEFNLSVSHAKNVLREIVRRRHSDPANPLNGLRLWVYCQPSPFDEEFAALLAAAGCRGVNVGSDHVRPDMLTGWKVTEKGTTYYDFADTERLVRLCREHGILTMVEALFGMPGETPDSMRACVEAFMALDATVTGFSLGLRLFPYTPMGIAMAAECDGVRTVPGLQSNTATGPIVLKPLSKCSGPVEYERQFMFDEHGDFRLVCYFSPDLPADSAAVGDPSARWSPSVDLLWDLVDPADYFRVMLPTLAGSSEHDNNYADNPFLTGLSGLGYTGAFWSHWREREEILARAKDSGMAEPADV comes from the coding sequence ATGAGCAGAGGTCTTGTGCTTTTGGTCAACCCCAACAAGGTGCACCCACCGATCGCGCCCTACGCGCTCGACGTGCTCACCACCTCGTTGGAGGCCGCCGACTTCGAGGTCGAGGTGCTGGACCTCACCTTCCACCGGGAGGACTGGAAGTCCTTCCTGTCCGAATACTTCGCCGAGCGCGACCCGATGCTGGTCGGCGTCACCATCCGCAACACCGACACGGTCTACGCCTTCGAGCAGCGCCCCTTCGTCGGTGAGCACAAGGAGATCATCACCGAGCTCAAGCGGCTCACCGACGCCCCGATCGTGGCCGGCGGCATCGGCTTCTCGACCATGCCCTTCGCCCTGGTCGACTACTTCGGCATCGACTTCGGCGTGAAGGGGCCGGGCGAGAAGATCATCTGCGACCTGGCGGACGCGCTGCTCACCGGGCGCGACCCCGGCACCGTCCCCGGGCTGCTGCGCAACACCGCCGAGGGCGTCGTGCGGGTGCCGCCCGCCGTGCTGACCGCACGGCACGGGAAGACGGTGATCCCGCTGCCCACCGGGCAGTTCGAGCCCCGGGTGTGGCAGGTGGACAGCACCGCGTCGTACGTCCGCCGGTCGGGGGCCGCGTACAAGGTGGACAACCTGATGTACTACCAGCGCGGCGGGCTCGGCAGCATCCTGACCAAGAACGGCTGCACCTACCGCTGCTCGCACTGCGTGGAGCCGGACGCCAAGGGCACCTCCTTCGGGCAGCGCTCGGTGGTCGCGGTGGTCGACGAGATGGAGTCGCTGGCCGCGCAGGGCATCCTCGACCAGCACACCACCGACAGCGAGTTCAACCTGTCGGTCTCGCACGCCAAGAACGTGCTGCGGGAGATCGTCCGCCGCCGGCACTCCGACCCGGCCAACCCGCTCAACGGGCTGCGGCTGTGGGTCTACTGCCAGCCCAGCCCGTTCGACGAGGAATTCGCCGCGCTGCTGGCCGCGGCCGGCTGCCGCGGGGTGAACGTCGGCTCCGACCACGTCAGGCCGGACATGCTGACCGGCTGGAAGGTGACCGAGAAGGGCACCACCTACTACGACTTCGCCGACACCGAGCGGCTGGTCCGGCTGTGCCGCGAGCACGGCATCCTCACCATGGTCGAGGCGCTGTTCGGGATGCCCGGCGAGACGCCCGACAGCATGCGGGCCTGCGTCGAGGCCTTCATGGCGCTGGACGCCACGGTGACCGGCTTCTCGCTGGGGCTGCGGCTGTTCCCGTACACGCCGATGGGCATCGCGATGGCCGCGGAGTGCGACGGGGTCCGTACGGTGCCGGGTCTGCAGTCCAACACCGCCACCGGGCCGATCGTGCTCAAGCCGCTGTCGAAGTGCTCGGGTCCCGTGGAGTACGAGCGGCAGTTCATGTTCGACGAGCACGGCGACTTCCGGCTGGTCTGCTACTTCTCCCCCGACCTGCCGGCCGACTCCGCCGCGGTCGGCGACCCCTCCGCGCGCTGGAGCCCGTCGGTCGACCTGCTGTGGGACCTGGTGGACCCCGCCGACTACTTCCGGGTGATGCTGCCGACGCTGGCCGGCTCCAGCGAGCACGACAACAACTACGCCGACAACCCGTTCCTCACCGGCCTGAGCGGGCTCGGCTACACCGGCGCCTTCTGGTCCCACTGGCGGGAACGGGAGGAGATCCTGGCCCGCGCCAAGGACAGCGGCATGGCCGAGCCCGCCGACGTGTAA
- a CDS encoding response regulator transcription factor, with amino-acid sequence MSQQENTMRLHWQLPQHPDICRDNSGRRPEGGVLPLRPIPAPLTVLLADAQPAIRHGVRSVLERSTGIRVVGEAATTEEVLAETSRCRPDVLVVDPLMDEPAGMQVISQVLRMTPGTGVLVFSSVDDDKAITSALHAGARGYLIKRASADQILRGIQAVAAGEAIVDKSIADRLSVLIRPATGQYYYPFPQLTNRERDVLERIAAGKSNAAIAKELALASKTISNRVSAIFGKLGVADRAQAIVLARDAGLGHASAPFIQHGTPGNPLGMRIPASQPQIPM; translated from the coding sequence ATGAGCCAGCAGGAAAACACCATGAGATTACATTGGCAACTCCCGCAACACCCCGACATCTGTCGGGATAATTCGGGCCGTCGCCCGGAAGGGGGAGTCCTGCCGTTACGTCCGATTCCTGCTCCGCTCACCGTCCTGCTCGCCGACGCCCAGCCGGCGATCCGGCACGGCGTCCGATCCGTACTCGAGCGGTCGACCGGCATCAGGGTGGTCGGTGAGGCCGCCACGACCGAGGAGGTGCTCGCCGAGACCTCGCGCTGCCGGCCCGACGTCCTGGTGGTCGACCCGCTGATGGATGAACCGGCAGGTATGCAGGTCATCAGCCAGGTACTGCGGATGACACCGGGTACGGGCGTGCTGGTCTTCAGCTCGGTCGACGACGACAAGGCCATCACCTCGGCGCTGCACGCCGGGGCGCGCGGCTACCTCATCAAACGGGCGAGCGCGGACCAGATCCTGCGCGGCATCCAGGCCGTGGCCGCCGGTGAGGCGATCGTGGACAAATCGATAGCCGACCGGCTCAGCGTCCTGATACGTCCGGCCACCGGGCAGTATTACTACCCGTTCCCCCAGCTCACCAACAGGGAGCGGGACGTGCTGGAACGCATCGCGGCGGGCAAGTCCAACGCCGCCATTGCCAAGGAACTCGCGCTCGCCTCCAAGACCATCAGCAATCGGGTCTCGGCGATCTTCGGCAAGCTCGGTGTCGCCGATCGGGCACAAGCCATTGTATTGGCCAGGGACGCGGGCCTCGGGCATGCGTCAGCGCCCTTTATCCAGCACGGCACTCCGGGAAACCCGCTGGGCATGCGCATTCCTGCTTCCCAGCCGCAGATTCCCATGTGA
- a CDS encoding cupin domain-containing protein, with product MTDHEHADVTIRTMEPDHLERAHGLDLKLLHPWPGLDTPFRGAWCVLRPGDVSEVHGHHDREIFIVMSGRGTVVANGRRHGIAAGDLAYIRPDVQHSVVNEHDEDFAYYAIWWDPAMSAEFLDGQEREAGGTAAAPEVATAAPAVAGQAS from the coding sequence TTGACCGACCACGAGCACGCCGACGTGACCATCCGCACCATGGAGCCGGATCACCTCGAAAGGGCCCACGGGCTCGACCTGAAGCTGCTCCACCCGTGGCCCGGGCTGGACACACCCTTCCGCGGCGCCTGGTGTGTCCTGCGCCCGGGCGACGTGTCGGAGGTGCACGGCCACCACGACCGGGAGATCTTCATCGTCATGTCCGGCCGCGGCACCGTCGTCGCCAACGGCAGGCGGCACGGGATCGCGGCGGGCGACCTGGCGTACATCCGGCCCGACGTGCAGCACAGCGTCGTCAACGAGCACGACGAGGACTTCGCCTACTACGCGATCTGGTGGGACCCGGCGATGTCCGCGGAATTCCTCGACGGGCAGGAGCGGGAGGCCGGCGGGACGGCCGCCGCCCCCGAGGTGGCGACCGCCGCTCCCGCCGTCGCCGGGCAGGCGTCGTGA
- a CDS encoding FAD-binding oxidoreductase: MAPADIPSDADWRRLEKSVTGRVLRPGDAEFHSSSAPFNKRFTKAVPAGVVSVADVADVRRAVEWARDTGVPIVPRGGGHSYAGYSVNSGLVVDLRALGTVTADGSSGRVTAEGGASMAAVYAAVEPEQIAFALGNGASVGIAGLTLGGGSAATSRKYGLTADALVATTLVTADGELLTCDAKRNPDVFWACRGGGGGNFGINVSFTYQAFPVSDASTCLLLWDGADAPKVFAVLQEVMRQAPEECSIRLGLSTTGSGVTVSAVGLHLGPASELRDLLDPVLSVAEPLRQDIADRTFWEAKDYLLHETSEGAFAARTNFAVDPLPPEAVAEVLARLGHWPGGSNPDGGGFALFGWGGAVNKVASADTAFAQREANYLVSMDTSWADQDGPEAVPRHLRWLAELRESVAPYMAEGAYVNFIDPELADWRTAYYGANYPRLVEVKRRVDPEGLFRFPQAIGF, from the coding sequence GTGGCACCGGCTGACATCCCCTCGGACGCGGACTGGCGGCGGCTGGAGAAGAGCGTGACGGGCCGCGTACTGCGGCCCGGCGACGCGGAATTCCACTCCTCCAGCGCGCCGTTCAACAAGCGCTTCACCAAGGCCGTGCCCGCCGGGGTGGTCAGCGTCGCCGACGTCGCCGACGTGCGGCGCGCGGTGGAGTGGGCCCGGGACACGGGCGTACCGATCGTGCCGCGCGGCGGCGGCCACTCGTACGCCGGCTACTCGGTCAACTCCGGCCTCGTGGTGGACCTCAGGGCGCTCGGCACGGTGACCGCGGACGGGTCGAGCGGGCGGGTCACGGCCGAGGGCGGGGCCAGCATGGCCGCTGTCTACGCGGCCGTCGAGCCCGAGCAGATCGCGTTCGCGCTGGGCAACGGCGCCTCGGTGGGCATCGCGGGACTGACCCTCGGCGGCGGCTCCGCGGCCACCTCGCGGAAGTACGGGCTCACCGCGGACGCGCTGGTCGCCACCACCCTGGTGACGGCCGACGGCGAGCTGCTGACCTGCGACGCGAAGCGGAATCCGGACGTCTTCTGGGCCTGCCGCGGCGGCGGCGGGGGCAATTTCGGCATCAATGTGTCCTTCACCTACCAGGCCTTCCCGGTCTCCGACGCCTCGACCTGCCTGCTGCTGTGGGACGGCGCCGACGCGCCCAAGGTCTTCGCGGTGCTCCAGGAGGTGATGCGGCAGGCGCCCGAGGAGTGCTCGATCCGGCTCGGCCTGAGCACCACGGGCTCGGGCGTCACCGTCTCCGCGGTCGGGCTGCACCTGGGACCGGCCAGCGAGCTGCGCGACCTGCTCGACCCGGTCCTGTCGGTGGCCGAGCCGCTGCGCCAGGACATCGCCGACCGCACCTTCTGGGAGGCGAAGGACTACCTGCTGCACGAGACCTCGGAAGGCGCCTTCGCGGCCCGGACGAATTTCGCCGTCGACCCGCTGCCGCCCGAGGCCGTCGCCGAGGTCCTGGCCCGGCTCGGCCACTGGCCGGGCGGCAGCAACCCGGACGGCGGCGGCTTCGCCCTCTTCGGCTGGGGCGGCGCGGTCAACAAGGTGGCGTCCGCCGACACCGCGTTCGCCCAGCGCGAGGCGAACTACCTGGTCAGCATGGACACCTCCTGGGCCGACCAGGACGGCCCCGAGGCGGTGCCGAGGCATCTGCGCTGGCTGGCCGAGCTGCGCGAGTCGGTGGCGCCGTACATGGCGGAGGGCGCCTACGTGAACTTCATCGATCCCGAGCTGGCGGACTGGCGCACCGCCTACTACGGCGCCAATTACCCGCGCCTGGTGGAGGTCAAGCGGCGGGTCGACCCGGAGGGGCTCTTCCGCTTCCCGCAGGCCATCGGCTTCTGA